Proteins from a single region of Mycetohabitans endofungorum:
- the cydX gene encoding cytochrome bd-I oxidase subunit CydX, which yields MWYFCWILGIGVALGFGVINAMWLENERNLARMRSDSRDGRACRWHD from the coding sequence ATGTGGTACTTCTGCTGGATACTGGGTATCGGCGTGGCGCTGGGCTTCGGTGTGATCAACGCGATGTGGCTGGAAAACGAAAGGAACCTGGCGCGGATGCGGTCCGACTCGCGGGACGGTCGTGCCTGTCGTTGGCACGACTGA
- a CDS encoding phosphatase PAP2 family protein — MESLNQTLFLLLNASAPSPTLHALMSFCANALIWAMPATLIAGWLRVPSRARPTHAVAFTGAAARPQACRGHFVEAALAAMLGLGIAQIIGAMWPHPRPFAIGLGHAWIAHADDASLPSDHTTLAFSVACSLLLHAGTRVTGVALALAGLMVGWARIYAGIHFPLDVGCGMLLGMTCAVLAYRLAPWVVPPLLRCGEPPYRFLCAALIRRGWAVA; from the coding sequence ATGGAATCCTTAAATCAAACGCTGTTCCTGTTGCTCAACGCGAGTGCGCCGTCGCCGACGCTGCACGCATTAATGTCATTTTGCGCGAATGCGCTGATCTGGGCCATGCCGGCGACGCTCATCGCCGGCTGGTTACGCGTGCCGAGCCGCGCGCGCCCGACGCATGCGGTGGCCTTCACCGGTGCGGCCGCCCGCCCGCAAGCATGCCGTGGCCATTTCGTCGAAGCCGCATTGGCCGCCATGCTCGGCCTGGGGATCGCCCAAATCATCGGTGCAATGTGGCCCCACCCACGGCCGTTCGCGATCGGTTTGGGACACGCATGGATTGCCCACGCCGACGACGCATCGCTGCCCAGCGACCATACCACGCTCGCTTTCTCAGTCGCCTGCAGCTTACTGCTGCACGCCGGCACCCGGGTGACCGGAGTGGCCCTGGCGTTGGCCGGGCTGATGGTCGGCTGGGCTCGCATCTATGCCGGCATCCACTTCCCGCTGGATGTCGGCTGTGGCATGCTGCTCGGCATGACGTGCGCCGTGCTCGCTTACCGTCTCGCGCCATGGGTCGTGCCGCCACTGTTGCGCTGCGGTGAGCCGCCCTATCGGTTCCTGTGCGCGGCGCTGATTCGGCGCGGCTGGGCGGTCGCGTAG
- a CDS encoding purine-nucleoside phosphorylase has protein sequence MFKKLIGGTVLAAGLACAGLGSGHAEQAADVVQAEPALHSDWAGGSGRAVKVMIVSMFGPEGQVWLDQLGPWQAIRVPGLSSDYPSVHCNRSDVCVLTTGMGHANAAASTMALVLSRQFDLRRTYFIVAGIAGIDPAQGTIGSAAWAHYLVDFGLQWELDAREIPAGWQSGYLGVNTKSPVEKPPLDYRTEVFELNDALVQRAFALSRSVQLSDSAPAQVARARFGYAPANLPPSVIQCDTLASDTWWSGTQLGQRARDWTKLVTHDKGVYCTTQQEDNATYEALKRGAAAHRVDLSRVAVLRTGSDFDRPAAGQSSADNLLNYAAQGGFQVALQNLYLAGNPLVQEIVTHWKAWRDGVPKH, from the coding sequence ATGTTCAAAAAGCTGATTGGCGGTACCGTACTGGCGGCTGGTCTGGCGTGCGCCGGCCTCGGCAGTGGTCATGCGGAACAAGCGGCAGACGTGGTGCAGGCGGAGCCGGCGCTGCATTCGGATTGGGCCGGCGGGTCCGGCCGCGCCGTCAAGGTGATGATCGTTTCGATGTTCGGGCCGGAGGGCCAGGTATGGCTGGATCAGCTAGGGCCATGGCAGGCGATCCGTGTTCCGGGCTTGTCGTCCGACTATCCGTCTGTGCACTGCAATCGCAGTGACGTTTGTGTGCTGACGACCGGCATGGGCCATGCAAACGCGGCGGCATCGACGATGGCGCTGGTCCTGTCCCGGCAGTTCGACCTGCGACGGACCTATTTCATCGTCGCCGGGATCGCGGGCATCGATCCGGCGCAGGGCACGATCGGCTCTGCTGCTTGGGCGCATTACCTCGTCGATTTCGGTCTGCAGTGGGAACTAGATGCGCGTGAGATCCCCGCCGGATGGCAGTCCGGTTACCTCGGCGTCAACACGAAGAGTCCGGTAGAGAAGCCGCCGCTGGATTATCGCACTGAGGTATTCGAGCTAAACGACGCGCTGGTGCAGCGCGCGTTCGCATTGTCGCGCAGCGTGCAATTATCGGATAGCGCACCAGCGCAGGTGGCCCGCGCGCGGTTCGGCTACGCGCCGGCCAACCTGCCGCCGTCTGTGATCCAGTGCGATACGCTGGCGAGCGACACGTGGTGGTCCGGCACGCAGCTTGGTCAACGTGCGCGTGACTGGACGAAGCTGGTGACGCACGACAAGGGTGTCTATTGCACCACGCAGCAGGAGGACAACGCGACGTACGAGGCGCTCAAGCGGGGGGCCGCGGCGCACCGGGTGGACCTGTCGCGCGTGGCGGTGCTGCGCACCGGCTCGGATTTCGATCGACCGGCTGCGGGCCAGAGCAGCGCGGATAACCTACTTAACTATGCGGCGCAAGGAGGCTTTCAGGTTGCGCTGCAGAACCTGTACCTGGCCGGCAACCCATTGGTGCAGGAGATCGTGACGCACTGGAAGGCTTGGCGCGATGGCGTGCCGAAGCACTGA
- a CDS encoding LysR substrate-binding domain-containing protein, with protein MMSLRQLRYFVEIVEAGSYSLAAERLFIAQSALSRQIKELEATAQVQLLVRGARRIELTRAGKALYDGAKRLLFNLNETLVQTRHANRGEQGIIRLVHSSSVPFAGPLLERVRRYLDANEHVSAQVSQMPSEEQMASIEQGVNDVGFVRLPVHLEFPGVRADELYSEPLMLAVSATHPLAVREAVSIAELREEPFVSLPHHERGGLSFRVAELCMKNGYFPRSARVTSRKTTQLSLIEAGFGVSLVAESMRLIAPAGVRFIRLAGAGNTTAIAMLYRSNASALVQTFVSAITEKN; from the coding sequence ATGATGTCGCTACGGCAACTGCGTTACTTTGTGGAAATCGTCGAGGCGGGCAGCTACAGTCTTGCCGCCGAGCGGCTTTTCATCGCGCAATCCGCCTTGAGCAGGCAGATCAAGGAACTAGAGGCAACGGCACAAGTGCAGCTACTCGTGCGCGGTGCGCGCCGGATCGAACTAACCCGGGCTGGAAAGGCGCTGTATGATGGCGCAAAGCGTCTACTGTTCAACCTCAATGAAACGCTTGTACAGACGCGTCATGCGAATCGCGGCGAGCAAGGCATCATCCGCCTGGTCCATTCAAGCTCGGTGCCATTCGCTGGACCCTTGCTGGAACGCGTTCGACGCTATCTTGACGCCAACGAGCACGTTTCAGCGCAGGTGTCCCAAATGCCGTCAGAAGAACAGATGGCGAGTATCGAGCAAGGCGTGAACGATGTCGGCTTTGTACGACTGCCTGTTCACCTGGAATTTCCCGGTGTGCGTGCTGACGAGCTTTATTCGGAGCCACTGATGCTGGCCGTTAGCGCCACACATCCGCTTGCGGTACGCGAAGCAGTTTCGATTGCCGAGCTACGCGAGGAGCCGTTCGTGTCACTGCCGCATCACGAACGAGGAGGGTTGAGTTTTCGTGTCGCGGAATTGTGCATGAAAAACGGCTACTTTCCGCGTTCGGCTCGCGTGACATCACGCAAGACGACGCAACTGAGCCTGATCGAAGCAGGTTTCGGCGTATCACTGGTCGCAGAAAGCATGCGCTTAATCGCGCCAGCAGGCGTGCGCTTCATTCGGCTGGCCGGCGCCGGCAATACCACTGCCATTGCGATGCTGTATCGGAGCAATGCATCCGCACTCGTCCAAACATTCGTGTCGGCAATCACAGAAAAAAACTGA
- the ribA gene encoding GTP cyclohydrolase II → MQQQHFDEASECAAHIASATLPTRYGTFASHVFRVRGDGTEHLALVMGEVRAREAVLTRLHSECLTGDVLGSFRCDCGEQLDAALRHIAAEAAGVLLYLRGHEGRGIGLSNKILAYALQEQGRDTVDANRDLGLPDDAREYDSAASILRWLGVSSVRLMSNNPDKFDTLRRHGIPVHDRVDLAIPMREENERYIWAKRKRFGHYFSENE, encoded by the coding sequence ATGCAGCAACAACATTTTGACGAGGCCAGCGAATGCGCGGCGCACATTGCTAGCGCGACGCTGCCGACCCGCTATGGGACTTTTGCGTCCCACGTGTTTCGCGTCAGGGGCGACGGCACGGAGCACCTGGCACTGGTCATGGGGGAGGTGCGCGCGCGCGAGGCGGTGCTCACACGGCTGCATTCGGAGTGCCTGACCGGCGATGTGCTCGGCTCGTTCCGCTGCGATTGCGGCGAGCAGTTGGACGCGGCGCTGCGCCACATCGCGGCCGAGGCGGCAGGCGTGCTGCTGTATCTGCGCGGACACGAAGGACGCGGCATCGGATTGTCGAACAAGATTCTCGCGTACGCACTGCAGGAGCAGGGCCGCGACACGGTCGATGCAAACCGAGACCTTGGGTTGCCCGATGATGCGCGCGAATACGATTCAGCTGCCAGCATCCTGCGCTGGCTCGGGGTGTCGTCGGTACGATTGATGAGCAACAATCCGGACAAGTTTGACACGCTACGGCGCCATGGCATTCCCGTGCATGACCGCGTCGACCTCGCCATCCCGATGCGCGAGGAAAACGAACGCTATATCTGGGCTAAGCGCAAGCGCTTTGGCCACTATTTCAGCGAGAACGAATAG
- a CDS encoding LysR substrate-binding domain-containing protein yields the protein MTPDQLLTFAAVAEHQNISRAAEAVHLSQPAVSGQLRLLQEEFGEPLYVRDGRGVRLTDAGRQLAVHAARLRDTWRQAHALRDALRGLEYGTLRIGASTTPASYLLPYLVADFHRAHPNIEIRTTYGNTSDVCHVLQGLDIALIEGGVPAELPADTRVHPWHDDEIVAIVPAGHPLATDRAVPLSRISQFPLIWRESGSGVRHEVERAFARAGARARVALELAGVEGVKEAVRAGMGVGFVSAMAMRHEDARLTSVSLAPQPLTRRFSILVMHGSAASRAALKFLAICSID from the coding sequence ATGACCCCCGATCAACTTTTGACTTTTGCAGCCGTCGCAGAACATCAGAACATCAGCCGGGCGGCCGAAGCGGTACATTTATCGCAACCAGCGGTGTCTGGACAGCTGCGGTTGCTGCAAGAGGAATTCGGTGAGCCGTTGTACGTGCGTGACGGCCGCGGCGTGCGGCTTACGGACGCTGGCCGGCAACTGGCTGTCCATGCCGCGCGGTTGCGCGACACATGGCGGCAGGCGCATGCGCTGCGCGACGCGTTGCGGGGTCTGGAGTATGGCACATTGCGCATCGGTGCCAGCACGACGCCAGCCAGCTATCTGCTGCCCTATCTGGTCGCGGACTTTCACCGCGCCCATCCCAATATCGAGATCCGCACCACCTATGGCAATACGAGCGATGTCTGCCATGTGCTGCAGGGGTTGGACATCGCGCTGATTGAAGGCGGTGTGCCCGCCGAGCTGCCGGCTGACACGCGCGTGCATCCATGGCACGACGACGAGATTGTCGCGATCGTGCCAGCCGGTCACCCGTTGGCCACCGATAGAGCCGTACCGTTGTCGCGGATTAGCCAGTTTCCGCTGATCTGGCGTGAGTCCGGCTCTGGCGTGCGGCACGAGGTCGAGCGCGCGTTTGCGCGGGCCGGCGCGCGCGCGCGGGTCGCGTTGGAGCTGGCCGGCGTCGAGGGCGTGAAGGAGGCGGTGCGCGCCGGCATGGGCGTGGGCTTTGTGTCGGCGATGGCGATGCGGCATGAGGATGCGCGCCTGACCAGCGTGTCGCTGGCGCCGCAACCGCTGACGCGGCGTTTCTCGATCCTGGTCATGCACGGTTCGGCGGCGTCGCGCGCGGCGCTCAAGTTCCTGGCCATTTGCAGCATCGATTAG
- a CDS encoding ADP-heptose--LPS heptosyltransferase, with protein MTMLDEVCVLSNPGSLLSPHAHVAASYDLKVTGKPAHGYQPLSVVSWIHNANVVPFTIDYRQQTHLHVVNGMGVTLGDSIIGLSALDAIRRLHPSLSVTIYRPAHAPDYVKQLYALAAPRFGDVIDLPVPLGSIPATELAIDVGNHLFWPGFATLPMIDFFLFALGMAPHTVPARYKANDWLTTLTLPAPGRGWCARGYTLFCPEASTPVRSIPAAVRVSIVDEMWRTFGLPVLGFGALEHDHYTDIAALSPDTASFLSWVAHARHVVTSDTAAVHVAAGFSVPSTAYFTTIAPALRVRDYPHCKALALDVPELDGMQVSERAADLRRVERAYHEWYAARGNWLATCDRAPGQLLLSQPEQG; from the coding sequence ATGACTATGCTTGATGAGGTTTGCGTACTGTCGAATCCCGGCTCACTGCTGTCGCCGCACGCCCACGTGGCGGCCTCATATGACCTGAAGGTGACCGGCAAGCCGGCACATGGCTACCAGCCGTTGTCGGTGGTGAGCTGGATCCACAATGCGAATGTGGTGCCCTTCACGATCGACTATCGCCAGCAAACGCATTTGCATGTGGTTAACGGCATGGGTGTCACACTCGGTGACTCGATTATTGGATTGAGCGCGCTTGACGCAATCCGACGCCTGCATCCGTCGTTGTCGGTGACGATTTATCGGCCCGCCCATGCGCCAGATTACGTGAAGCAACTGTATGCATTGGCGGCACCCCGCTTCGGCGACGTGATCGACTTGCCGGTGCCGCTCGGCTCGATTCCAGCAACCGAACTCGCCATCGACGTTGGTAACCATCTTTTCTGGCCCGGCTTTGCGACCCTGCCGATGATTGATTTTTTCCTGTTCGCGCTCGGCATGGCGCCCCACACCGTGCCCGCGCGGTACAAGGCGAACGATTGGCTCACCACGCTGACATTACCGGCTCCCGGCAGAGGGTGGTGTGCACGTGGCTATACGTTGTTTTGTCCAGAGGCGAGCACGCCGGTGCGCAGTATCCCGGCCGCTGTGCGCGTGTCGATCGTCGATGAGATGTGGCGCACCTTCGGCTTGCCAGTGCTGGGCTTCGGTGCGCTGGAGCACGATCACTATACGGATATTGCCGCACTGTCGCCCGATACGGCGAGCTTTCTGAGCTGGGTTGCTCATGCCCGCCACGTGGTGACCTCCGACACGGCCGCGGTACACGTGGCGGCAGGCTTTAGCGTGCCAAGTACCGCGTATTTCACGACGATCGCACCGGCGCTGCGCGTGCGCGACTATCCACACTGCAAGGCGCTCGCGCTGGACGTGCCGGAATTGGATGGAATGCAAGTGAGCGAGCGGGCCGCCGACTTGCGTCGGGTCGAGCGCGCGTACCACGAATGGTATGCGGCCCGCGGCAACTGGTTAGCAACCTGTGATCGCGCGCCGGGGCAGCTGCTGTTGAGTCAACCGGAGCAGGGCTAA
- a CDS encoding sulfite exporter TauE/SafE family protein has product MIFDLTVTHLFIVWLGIALAYVVFGMTGFGTALVASPLLAQFIPVSHIVPLLALLDFCAATTNVVRDGRKAERGELKRLVPLMVAGSGIGAVILLVTKPDLLLLLLGIFVIGYAAYSLSGYRPMTQLSSWSSVPFGLVGGIFSALFGSGGFIYAIYLQGRLENKEHIRITQTTLIGLSTLTRLVMFLAAGVYANRSLLLLAVLLAPGMLAGVWIGRRITLRLSREQFVKLVNSVILVSGVFLLVRYFSSIS; this is encoded by the coding sequence TTGATCTTCGATCTGACTGTAACGCATTTGTTCATCGTATGGTTAGGGATCGCATTAGCGTATGTCGTGTTCGGCATGACTGGGTTTGGCACTGCACTGGTGGCTAGTCCGCTGTTGGCCCAGTTCATACCGGTATCGCACATTGTCCCACTGCTCGCATTGCTGGATTTTTGTGCGGCCACCACGAATGTAGTGCGAGACGGCAGAAAAGCCGAGCGCGGCGAATTGAAGCGACTGGTTCCTTTGATGGTGGCCGGCAGCGGAATCGGTGCGGTGATCTTGTTGGTGACGAAACCGGATCTGTTGCTGCTGCTGCTTGGGATTTTTGTGATTGGTTACGCAGCATACTCGTTAAGTGGCTATCGGCCAATGACACAATTAAGTTCATGGTCGTCGGTGCCTTTCGGCCTCGTTGGTGGCATCTTCAGCGCGTTATTTGGCAGTGGCGGTTTTATTTATGCGATTTATCTGCAGGGACGGCTTGAAAACAAGGAGCATATCCGCATCACGCAAACCACGCTGATTGGATTGTCGACGCTTACCAGGCTGGTGATGTTCTTGGCGGCCGGCGTCTACGCCAACCGCAGTCTGCTGCTGCTCGCGGTGCTGCTCGCGCCAGGCATGCTGGCCGGCGTGTGGATAGGACGCCGCATTACGCTGAGGCTCTCGCGTGAGCAATTCGTCAAGCTGGTGAATAGCGTCATCCTCGTATCCGGTGTGTTTTTGTTGGTGCGGTATTTTTCGTCAATTTCATAG
- a CDS encoding DUF3022 domain-containing protein has translation MPRPPFLFNDPLREHLARVISDLLPETAHFTDTQTEAGHPALRIDWTVSPFSRRHSKVTLDVVFVDSSLARYAVAPPNERARAEAVLRAYLEAVIGSMEEQYALGKEIEPVSEVELGREFA, from the coding sequence ATGCCCCGTCCGCCTTTTCTCTTTAACGATCCGCTGCGCGAGCACCTTGCCCGTGTCATCAGCGACCTGTTGCCGGAAACCGCCCACTTTACCGATACGCAGACCGAGGCCGGCCATCCGGCGCTGCGCATCGACTGGACAGTCTCGCCCTTTTCGCGGCGGCACTCGAAGGTCACGCTTGATGTGGTGTTCGTCGATTCGAGCCTGGCGCGCTATGCGGTCGCGCCGCCCAACGAGCGCGCGCGGGCCGAAGCCGTGCTGCGCGCCTACTTAGAGGCGGTGATCGGTTCGATGGAAGAGCAGTATGCGCTGGGCAAGGAGATCGAGCCGGTGTCCGAGGTCGAACTCGGGCGCGAGTTCGCATGA
- a CDS encoding OmpW/AlkL family protein, which translates to MNALFRIAAGMLLAAPVVFAAPVQAEQGDILARLRAISIQPDVSAGGTLGQLGTGVNNAIVPELDFTYMATRNIGIELILGTSRHQITSNIGALGGVNVLPPTLLLQYHFNPAGKIRPYVGAGLNYTYFYNDGLHAGGTPVSIKHSSFGPALQAGVDVQVTQSIFVNADIKKIWMRTSASIGDTQLGSLKIDPLVVGIGVGMRF; encoded by the coding sequence ATGAACGCACTTTTCCGTATCGCAGCCGGCATGCTGCTTGCAGCGCCCGTCGTGTTTGCGGCGCCCGTCCAGGCTGAGCAAGGTGATATCCTGGCCCGCTTGCGCGCGATTAGCATTCAGCCCGACGTGTCGGCCGGCGGCACGCTCGGCCAACTCGGCACCGGGGTCAACAATGCGATCGTTCCGGAACTCGATTTCACGTACATGGCGACACGCAACATCGGCATCGAGTTGATCCTTGGGACATCGCGGCACCAGATTACGTCCAACATCGGCGCATTGGGTGGTGTCAACGTGCTGCCGCCCACGTTGTTGTTGCAATATCACTTCAATCCAGCCGGCAAGATCCGCCCGTATGTGGGCGCCGGGTTGAACTACACTTATTTCTATAACGATGGGCTGCATGCGGGCGGCACGCCGGTGTCAATCAAGCATTCCAGTTTCGGCCCGGCGCTGCAGGCTGGTGTGGACGTGCAAGTGACCCAGAGCATTTTCGTCAACGCCGACATCAAGAAGATCTGGATGCGCACCAGCGCATCGATCGGTGACACGCAGCTTGGCTCGTTGAAAATCGACCCGCTAGTGGTGGGCATCGGCGTCGGAATGCGCTTCTGA
- a CDS encoding universal stress protein: protein MYHRILVAVDGSRTSRHAFNAALDLAASESAQLQPIFVVDDVPLYYSVPGYDPSIVMRAQTEEGQRVIDEAADAMRTRGIAGTPQILTTSSLEGIAECIVQAAQAFNADLLVLGTHGRRGVRRLVLGSVAEQTLRLAQLPVLLIPSASHVPQAAPSTTANG, encoded by the coding sequence ATGTACCATCGCATCCTCGTGGCCGTCGACGGCAGCCGCACCTCGCGTCATGCATTCAACGCCGCGCTCGATCTTGCAGCGTCCGAGAGCGCGCAGCTCCAGCCAATCTTCGTCGTCGACGACGTCCCACTCTACTATTCGGTGCCCGGCTACGATCCGTCAATCGTCATGCGCGCGCAGACGGAGGAAGGCCAACGCGTGATCGACGAGGCGGCTGACGCGATGCGTACTCGAGGCATCGCCGGCACGCCGCAGATATTGACGACATCGTCCCTCGAAGGGATTGCCGAGTGTATCGTGCAGGCGGCACAGGCGTTCAACGCGGACCTGCTCGTGCTCGGTACCCATGGACGGCGCGGCGTGCGCCGACTGGTGCTGGGCAGCGTGGCGGAACAAACGCTGCGGCTCGCGCAGCTACCGGTGTTGCTGATTCCGTCGGCAAGCCACGTGCCGCAAGCGGCACCGTCGACCACCGCGAACGGTTAA
- a CDS encoding YeiH family protein: protein MSLLISESSSPSRGTPAGAVAASRRGLLNGVLFVALFAFAVTQLAAWPPIAGLGMSPLIVGIACGAVYGNALRIAMPDSWAAGVNFSARKLLRIAVAFFGLRVSLQEIAQVGLAGLAMSVVVVAATLAIGWWVGTRWLKLDRDTALLTAAGSAICGAAAVVAFESTLQSKPHKSAMAVGTVVLFGTLSMFVYPLMANAGWLYLDATGLGLYFGGTIHEVAQVVGAASAINAQTVHVATIVKMTRVMLLVPAIFVVAGFIARAARDAQPAGSSTRRGKLPVPWFALGFLMLVLVNSLHVIPSHVSHVLNSLDTFALTMAMTALGIETRVAQIREAGPRALIAGALLQLWLIAGGYALTLGVERWLG from the coding sequence ATGTCCCTCTTAATTTCCGAGTCCTCCTCGCCGTCGCGGGGCACGCCAGCGGGCGCTGTCGCAGCGTCACGTCGCGGGCTGCTCAACGGCGTGCTATTCGTTGCGCTGTTCGCCTTCGCGGTCACCCAATTGGCCGCGTGGCCGCCCATCGCCGGGCTCGGCATGAGCCCGCTGATCGTGGGCATCGCGTGCGGCGCGGTGTACGGCAACGCATTGCGCATCGCCATGCCAGACAGTTGGGCTGCCGGTGTGAACTTCTCCGCGCGCAAGCTGCTGCGCATCGCGGTCGCCTTCTTTGGGCTACGTGTCAGTTTGCAGGAAATCGCGCAAGTCGGGCTGGCCGGGCTGGCGATGTCCGTCGTGGTCGTCGCTGCGACGCTGGCTATCGGCTGGTGGGTTGGAACCCGATGGCTGAAGTTGGACCGGGATACCGCACTGCTCACAGCCGCGGGCAGCGCGATCTGCGGTGCGGCGGCAGTCGTCGCGTTCGAGTCCACGTTGCAATCCAAGCCGCACAAGAGCGCGATGGCGGTCGGCACGGTGGTGCTGTTCGGCACGCTGTCGATGTTTGTCTATCCGCTGATGGCCAATGCCGGATGGCTTTACCTGGACGCGACCGGACTCGGCCTATACTTTGGCGGCACCATTCACGAGGTGGCGCAAGTGGTCGGCGCCGCCAGCGCGATCAACGCGCAAACGGTACACGTGGCGACGATCGTCAAGATGACCCGTGTGATGCTGCTGGTGCCGGCGATTTTTGTAGTCGCCGGCTTTATCGCCCGTGCCGCGCGCGATGCACAGCCGGCCGGCAGTAGCACGCGGCGCGGCAAGTTGCCCGTGCCGTGGTTCGCGCTCGGCTTCCTCATGCTGGTGCTGGTGAACTCGCTGCACGTGATCCCGTCGCACGTGTCACACGTCCTCAATAGCCTGGACACCTTCGCACTGACGATGGCGATGACCGCGCTCGGGATCGAAACTCGGGTCGCGCAGATTCGCGAGGCTGGGCCACGTGCGCTGATCGCCGGCGCGCTGTTACAGCTCTGGCTGATCGCTGGAGGTTACGCGCTAACGCTCGGTGTCGAGCGCTGGCTCGGCTAG
- a CDS encoding AAA family ATPase, whose protein sequence is MTRLLFFCGHAGAGKTTLAKQLVPALLDATREPLCLLDKDTLYGRYSAVAMQALTHDPNDRDSPVYLQTLRDPEYQGLLDTARENVSLGISAVVVGPLSREVRDRRIFDRDWLRVPAHVDVRWVWVSVSEHIARERIVRRSNANDAYKLAHWEIYRQRRFEPNPADYPQLLIFDNDAPCDADRRALQDRLLAPAHSVEPFPLAAGRPPFTPE, encoded by the coding sequence ATGACTCGATTGCTTTTCTTTTGCGGGCACGCCGGCGCGGGCAAGACCACGCTGGCTAAGCAACTGGTCCCGGCGTTGCTCGACGCCACGCGCGAGCCGCTGTGCCTGCTCGACAAAGACACGCTGTACGGCCGCTACAGCGCAGTCGCGATGCAAGCGCTCACGCACGACCCGAACGACCGCGACAGCCCGGTCTATCTACAGACGTTGCGTGACCCCGAATACCAGGGGCTGCTCGACACTGCGCGCGAAAACGTATCGCTGGGCATCAGTGCGGTTGTCGTCGGCCCCTTGTCGCGGGAGGTACGCGACCGGCGAATCTTCGATCGCGATTGGCTACGCGTGCCGGCGCACGTCGATGTGCGTTGGGTCTGGGTTAGCGTGTCGGAACATATCGCGCGCGAGCGCATCGTGCGGCGGTCGAACGCCAATGACGCATACAAGCTCGCACATTGGGAAATCTATCGCCAGCGACGTTTCGAACCCAATCCGGCCGACTACCCCCAACTGCTGATTTTCGACAACGATGCGCCATGTGACGCGGACCGACGCGCGCTGCAGGATCGGCTCCTCGCGCCAGCGCATTCCGTTGAGCCCTTCCCCCTCGCTGCCGGCAGGCCGCCGTTCACGCCCGAATGA